A window from Hoeflea sp. IMCC20628 encodes these proteins:
- a CDS encoding ABC transporter ATP-binding protein gives MDVELRGITKRFGPVVANSGVNLTIRSGEVLGLLGENGAGKSTLMNVLCGLYRPDEGEILIDGKAVSFDGPGEAIAAGIGMVHQHFMLVPVFTVAENVVLGVEPTGRADYLDLDKARSQVLDIRKQYGLEVDPDALIENLPVGVQQRVEIIKVLFRSAEVLILDEPTAVLTPQEVEEFFQIVKALRDAGKALVFITHKLNEILEIADRISVLRGGEIVGEGDPKKLTTTELAEMMVGRPVSFDVVKEPYHPGPALMEINDLVVLNENGSVSVDHLSFSVKSGEIVGIAGVQGNGQTALVEALAGLREAVGGSVSFAGEDITRASPRARHKMGIAHIPEDRQRTGIIPSFSVAENMVLDTYYDERFSSGMQIRWNKVQETAAQNSAEFDVRTPSVFTAAGNLSGGNQQKLVVAREMSRDTKFLIAAQPTRGLDVGSIEFIHQRLIDARDEGDGVLIVSSELDEILALSDRILVMFRGKVVAEFDASKGAVDKNAIGLAMAGAST, from the coding sequence GCTTCTGGGTGAAAATGGCGCCGGCAAATCGACATTGATGAATGTGCTGTGCGGACTCTACCGTCCTGATGAGGGCGAAATTCTTATTGACGGCAAAGCGGTCAGCTTCGACGGACCGGGCGAAGCGATCGCGGCTGGAATCGGGATGGTGCACCAGCACTTCATGCTGGTGCCGGTGTTCACCGTGGCTGAAAACGTCGTGCTGGGCGTTGAGCCCACCGGCAGAGCGGATTATCTCGATCTCGACAAGGCGCGATCGCAGGTGCTCGATATCCGGAAACAATACGGACTTGAAGTTGATCCCGATGCTCTGATCGAAAACCTTCCGGTCGGCGTTCAGCAGCGGGTGGAGATCATCAAGGTGCTTTTCCGCTCCGCCGAGGTGCTGATCCTTGACGAACCAACGGCGGTGCTCACACCGCAAGAGGTCGAGGAATTTTTCCAGATCGTCAAAGCCTTGCGCGATGCCGGCAAGGCGCTGGTGTTCATTACCCACAAGCTCAACGAAATTCTCGAAATCGCCGATCGTATCAGCGTCCTGCGGGGCGGTGAGATTGTTGGTGAGGGCGACCCGAAAAAACTCACGACGACAGAGCTGGCTGAAATGATGGTCGGCCGCCCGGTCAGTTTCGACGTGGTCAAGGAGCCCTATCACCCCGGTCCGGCGCTGATGGAGATTAACGATCTCGTGGTGCTCAACGAGAATGGTTCGGTGTCAGTTGATCACCTGAGTTTTTCGGTCAAAAGCGGTGAGATCGTCGGCATCGCTGGCGTGCAGGGCAACGGCCAGACCGCGCTGGTTGAAGCTCTTGCGGGACTGCGGGAAGCTGTCGGCGGCTCGGTCAGTTTTGCAGGTGAGGACATTACCCGCGCCTCGCCGCGGGCTCGGCACAAAATGGGCATCGCCCATATTCCGGAAGACCGTCAACGCACCGGGATCATTCCGAGTTTCAGTGTCGCTGAGAACATGGTTCTCGACACCTATTATGATGAGCGTTTTTCGTCAGGCATGCAGATCCGCTGGAACAAGGTCCAGGAGACCGCTGCGCAGAATTCGGCGGAGTTTGATGTGCGCACACCGTCAGTATTCACGGCAGCCGGGAACCTGTCGGGCGGCAATCAGCAAAAACTTGTCGTTGCCCGCGAAATGTCGCGCGATACAAAATTTCTGATCGCGGCGCAGCCGACGCGCGGTCTTGATGTCGGTTCCATCGAATTCATTCACCAGCGGCTGATTGATGCGCGGGACGAGGGCGACGGCGTGCTGATCGTATCATCCGAACTCGACGAAATCCTGGCTCTGTCAGATCGTATTCTGGTGATGTTCAGGGGCAAGGTTGTGGCCGAATTTGACGCCAGCAAAGGTGCGGTGGACAAGAATGCCATCGGGTTGGCAATGGCGGGAGCATCGACATGA
- a CDS encoding ABC transporter permease has protein sequence MSDSKTDVVIQNLLKRAAPGRSEFEDLVIVPLFAIVAALVLGALVMLATSVEPATIAKSYLALLQGSVGSLNAISETLTAATPLILAGLGLALGFRAGLFNIGAEGQILMGGMAAVITGFSFPGLPIYVLLPLCLLSGALAGAFYAGIAGWLRAATGAHEVISTIMLNLIAYRLIDYMLRLPFVQRPGRNDPISKSVPDHAELPRLLDWIDPNLRVHGGIFLALAAVFVVYWLLFKTKIGFEFRASGASPDAARFAGMRSGLTIVLAMASAGALAGLAGTVQVLGVLDRVTPGFSAGIGFDAIAVALLGRSHPFGVLLAGLLFGGLEAGGRQMQVDAGVSIDLIGIIQALIIVFIAAPMLVRAIFPWGFRKPETVRGK, from the coding sequence ATGAGCGACAGCAAGACCGACGTCGTTATCCAGAATTTGCTCAAGCGGGCGGCGCCCGGGCGCAGCGAGTTCGAAGACCTGGTCATCGTGCCGCTGTTCGCGATTGTGGCTGCGCTGGTGCTTGGAGCCTTGGTCATGCTGGCCACCAGTGTCGAGCCGGCGACGATTGCCAAGTCCTATCTGGCGCTGCTGCAGGGGTCGGTTGGGTCGCTCAATGCGATTTCAGAAACCCTCACGGCGGCAACGCCCCTTATTCTCGCAGGCCTCGGGCTGGCGCTCGGGTTTCGTGCAGGACTGTTCAACATTGGTGCCGAAGGCCAGATCCTGATGGGCGGAATGGCTGCGGTGATAACCGGGTTCAGTTTTCCGGGGCTTCCGATCTACGTCCTTTTGCCGCTTTGTCTGTTGAGCGGTGCATTGGCCGGTGCATTTTATGCGGGGATTGCCGGTTGGCTTCGCGCCGCCACTGGTGCGCATGAGGTCATTTCCACGATCATGCTCAACCTGATCGCCTACCGGTTGATCGACTATATGCTGCGGTTGCCGTTTGTGCAGCGGCCAGGTCGCAATGATCCGATTTCCAAGTCGGTTCCGGACCACGCCGAACTGCCGAGGTTGCTGGATTGGATCGATCCCAATCTTCGGGTTCATGGCGGCATTTTCCTGGCGCTTGCGGCGGTGTTTGTCGTCTACTGGCTGCTGTTCAAAACCAAGATCGGTTTCGAGTTCCGGGCCAGTGGTGCAAGCCCGGATGCTGCGCGTTTCGCTGGCATGCGATCGGGCCTGACCATCGTTCTGGCGATGGCTTCGGCCGGTGCGCTGGCCGGTCTTGCCGGGACAGTGCAAGTGCTCGGGGTGCTCGACAGGGTGACGCCGGGATTTTCCGCCGGCATCGGCTTTGATGCCATTGCAGTGGCCCTGCTTGGCAGGTCGCATCCGTTTGGTGTGCTTCTGGCGGGCTTGCTGTTTGGCGGGCTCGAAGCTGGCGGACGACAAATGCAGGTTGACGCCGGAGTGAGTATCGATCTGATCGGCATCATTCAGGCGCTGATCATCGTCTTCATCGCGGCACCAATGTTGGTGCGCGCAATATTCCCCTGGGGCTTTCGTAAGCCTGAAACGGTGCGGGGCAAGTAG
- a CDS encoding ABC transporter permease — translation MAMTNQTTPSSTSMPDLGKQKHARIAGGVLIALAMLVAFVFGAGTEGSAVFRLSRPTDALVLPDLSVPAMQFNLVVAALLAFLGVRQFLRGGVRWSSLSLGIGLALVVVAFLVWATAGKAFSLTGMLQATMVRAVPIALGGLAGVLCERVAVVNIAIEGMLLAGAFAGALVGSILGGVAGLAAAVVVGGLFGFFLAALVVTYRMDQIIAGVVINLFVLGFTSYVSSQVFQEYRSLNNAPVFRAIKIPILGDIPVIGPMLFYQNIFVYGALIMVAVATYYLFYTRSGLRARAVGEHPRAADTLGIDVYRTRFINVTLGGMVAGFGGAWFTLGSVGRFDENMTGGRGYIGLAAMIFGRWHPVGALMAALVFGFADSMQQKLALLQTPIPSEFLAMAPYIATIVVVAGFIGRARAPAADGQPYIKE, via the coding sequence ATGGCGATGACCAATCAAACCACACCCAGTTCAACTTCCATGCCCGATCTCGGAAAACAGAAACATGCCAGAATCGCGGGCGGCGTGTTGATTGCGCTGGCTATGCTTGTGGCGTTTGTTTTCGGTGCAGGCACTGAAGGCAGTGCAGTGTTCCGGCTGTCACGCCCAACCGATGCGCTGGTACTGCCCGATCTGAGCGTGCCGGCGATGCAGTTCAATCTTGTTGTCGCCGCGCTTCTGGCATTCTTGGGCGTCCGACAATTCCTTCGCGGCGGAGTGCGCTGGTCATCCCTGTCACTCGGCATTGGCCTGGCGCTGGTCGTCGTGGCGTTTCTGGTCTGGGCGACAGCGGGCAAAGCCTTTTCGCTTACCGGCATGCTGCAGGCGACAATGGTGCGTGCGGTGCCAATTGCGCTTGGCGGTTTGGCCGGGGTGCTGTGCGAACGGGTGGCTGTGGTCAATATTGCGATCGAGGGAATGCTGCTTGCCGGTGCCTTCGCGGGGGCCTTGGTCGGGTCGATTCTGGGCGGGGTAGCGGGTTTGGCGGCTGCGGTCGTGGTCGGCGGATTGTTTGGTTTCTTCCTGGCTGCGCTGGTGGTGACCTACCGAATGGATCAGATTATCGCTGGTGTGGTGATCAACCTGTTTGTGCTGGGCTTTACGTCCTATGTCAGCAGTCAGGTGTTTCAGGAGTACCGATCACTCAACAACGCGCCAGTGTTCCGAGCGATCAAGATCCCGATTTTGGGGGATATTCCAGTAATTGGACCAATGCTGTTCTACCAGAACATCTTCGTCTATGGCGCGCTGATCATGGTGGCGGTGGCGACCTACTACCTGTTTTACACCCGCAGCGGGCTTCGGGCGCGTGCGGTGGGGGAGCATCCGCGGGCTGCCGATACACTCGGAATCGATGTTTACCGCACCCGGTTCATCAATGTGACGCTTGGCGGCATGGTTGCCGGTTTCGGCGGGGCCTGGTTCACCTTGGGTTCGGTCGGCCGGTTTGACGAGAATATGACCGGCGGGCGAGGCTATATCGGGCTTGCGGCGATGATCTTTGGCCGATGGCATCCCGTCGGTGCGCTGATGGCAGCACTGGTGTTCGGATTTGCCGATTCGATGCAGCAGAAGCTGGCCCTGTTGCAGACGCCGATTCCGTCTGAGTTTCTGGCCATGGCGCCCTATATTGCCACGATTGTGGTGGTTGCCGGTTTCATCGGGCGGGCGCGGGCACCGGCAGCCGATGGTCAGCCTTACATCAAGGAATAG
- a CDS encoding cytochrome P450/oxidoreductase, with protein MTDDKAAVCPAHGRADGCPVSPQAAAFDPFAPAYLANPAEALRWSREQEPVFYSPQLGYWVVSRYDDVKAVFRDNDTFSPSIALERVVPPSQEAVETLKRYNYAMNRTLVNEDEPAHMERRRLLMDHFLPANLAEHEAMIRRLTREKVDAFVEKGRVDLVEAMLWEIPLTVALHFLGVPKEDMDSLKEFSVAHTVNTWGKPTPEQQVAVADTVGRFWQFAGKVLDKMRKEPDGTGWMHDAIRKNADYPDIVTDSYLHSMMMAIIVAGHETTSLASTNALKLLLSNRLVWERICKDPALIPNAVEECLRLEGSVVAWRRKATRETEISGVTIPKDAKLLIVSGSANHDRRHFENGDFLDIYRDSAVEHLTFGYGSHQCMGKNFARLEMRIFIEELTRRLPHMQLVADQQFTYLPSLSFRGPDRLLVEWDPANNPEHADPSLAASSISFPVGAPSAKEIARSVRVAETKLIAEGVKLVRLEDPDGLPLPPWTPGAHIDVVFDEFSRKYSLCGDPSDPLYSIAVLRENEGRGGSRFVHDQLVPGMTLHMRGPKNYFRLEEDADRHILIAGGIGITPIVAMADRLKASGCDYEVHYAGRSRDRMAFLDRMVADHGANVVLHVSGEGTRAQMNSIVDGWSVGTRIHACGPRGLLGELESLCTHLPEGAFKCEAFSTDAGSGAHADDTAFVVELKDSDLTLTVPTGSTLLETVRAAGIDVPSDCEEGLCGSCEVRVLEGAIDHRDKVLSSAERAVSDRMMACCSRAAGGKLKLAL; from the coding sequence ATGACGGATGACAAGGCGGCGGTTTGTCCGGCGCATGGGCGAGCAGACGGATGTCCTGTTTCGCCGCAGGCTGCGGCATTCGATCCTTTTGCTCCCGCCTATCTGGCCAATCCGGCGGAAGCGCTTCGGTGGTCGCGCGAGCAGGAACCGGTGTTCTACAGCCCGCAACTCGGCTATTGGGTCGTCAGCCGTTATGATGACGTCAAGGCAGTGTTTCGCGACAACGATACCTTTTCGCCCTCGATCGCGCTCGAGCGTGTGGTGCCGCCCAGCCAGGAAGCAGTGGAGACGCTCAAGCGCTACAATTACGCCATGAACCGGACCCTGGTGAACGAGGATGAGCCAGCGCACATGGAGCGTCGCCGGCTGCTGATGGATCATTTCCTGCCTGCCAATCTTGCCGAACATGAAGCGATGATCCGTCGACTTACGCGCGAGAAAGTCGACGCTTTTGTCGAAAAGGGCCGGGTCGATCTGGTCGAGGCGATGCTTTGGGAAATTCCACTGACAGTGGCGCTGCATTTTCTCGGCGTGCCGAAGGAAGACATGGATTCGCTCAAGGAGTTTTCCGTGGCGCATACGGTCAACACCTGGGGCAAGCCGACGCCGGAGCAACAGGTTGCGGTCGCCGATACGGTCGGCCGGTTCTGGCAATTTGCCGGCAAGGTGCTCGACAAGATGCGCAAGGAGCCTGACGGCACCGGCTGGATGCATGACGCCATCCGCAAGAATGCGGACTATCCCGACATTGTCACGGACTCCTATCTGCACTCGATGATGATGGCGATCATCGTGGCGGGTCACGAGACCACGTCGCTGGCAAGCACCAATGCACTCAAGCTGTTGTTGTCCAACCGACTGGTCTGGGAGCGGATCTGCAAGGATCCGGCGCTGATCCCCAATGCCGTCGAGGAGTGTCTTCGACTTGAGGGCTCAGTGGTGGCATGGCGGCGGAAAGCCACGCGAGAGACGGAGATTTCAGGCGTCACAATTCCGAAGGATGCCAAGCTGCTGATTGTCAGCGGCTCGGCCAATCATGATCGGCGTCATTTCGAGAACGGTGACTTTCTCGATATCTATCGCGACAGCGCGGTTGAGCATCTGACCTTCGGCTATGGCAGCCACCAGTGCATGGGCAAGAACTTTGCCCGGCTGGAGATGCGGATTTTCATCGAGGAGCTGACACGCCGGCTGCCGCACATGCAACTGGTCGCAGATCAGCAATTCACCTATCTGCCGAGCCTTTCCTTTCGCGGACCCGACAGGCTTCTTGTCGAATGGGACCCGGCCAACAACCCCGAACATGCCGATCCGTCGCTTGCAGCTTCTAGCATCTCATTTCCAGTCGGCGCCCCTTCAGCCAAGGAAATCGCACGGAGCGTTCGCGTTGCTGAAACCAAGCTCATTGCCGAGGGGGTCAAGCTGGTACGTCTCGAAGACCCGGATGGCTTGCCGCTGCCGCCGTGGACGCCTGGTGCGCATATCGATGTCGTGTTCGATGAATTCAGCCGTAAATATTCGCTCTGCGGAGACCCTTCAGATCCGCTCTATTCAATCGCCGTGCTGCGGGAGAATGAGGGGCGAGGCGGGTCGCGGTTCGTTCATGACCAACTGGTTCCGGGAATGACGCTGCACATGCGCGGCCCAAAAAACTATTTCCGGCTCGAGGAGGATGCCGATCGTCACATCCTCATTGCCGGGGGCATCGGCATCACGCCGATCGTGGCAATGGCTGACCGGCTCAAGGCTTCGGGGTGTGACTACGAAGTTCACTACGCTGGCCGGTCGCGTGATCGCATGGCTTTTCTGGACCGGATGGTTGCCGATCATGGCGCAAATGTCGTGCTTCATGTTTCAGGTGAAGGGACCCGCGCCCAAATGAATTCAATCGTCGACGGTTGGAGCGTTGGAACACGGATCCACGCCTGCGGACCGCGGGGCCTGCTCGGCGAACTGGAGTCCCTTTGCACACATTTGCCGGAAGGCGCCTTCAAATGCGAGGCGTTCAGCACCGATGCTGGCAGCGGCGCGCATGCCGACGATACCGCGTTTGTGGTGGAGTTGAAGGATTCCGACCTGACGTTGACGGTCCCCACTGGCAGCACACTGCTCGAGACTGTGCGGGCGGCCGGTATCGATGTGCCGAGCGATTGCGAGGAAGGTCTCTGCGGCAGCTGCGAGGTTCGGGTGCTTGAGGGAGCTATCGATCATCGCGACAAGGTTTTGTCATCAGCTGAAAGAGCGGTAAGTGACCGGATGATGGCCTGTTGCTCGCGTGCTGCCGGCGGAAAACTCAAGTTGGCGCTTTAA
- a CDS encoding glycosyltransferase family 1 protein has product MPKLLIVTDAWRPQINGVVRSIENLVRDLASLGIDVDILSPAEFRTLPLPGYPEIRLAFTTPWAVARRMAESAPDYIHIATEGPLGLLARRAALKRNGFTSSYHTRYPEYVSARYPMPESWLYVFMRWFHNAGRGCLVATQSLRSELQAKGFHNLHIWSRGVDTKLFHPDYPAPLDLPRPVFLHVGRMAVEKNVETFLAMDLPGTKLVVGGGPMLEDFKARYLDVTFTGAKSGAELAALYSMGDVFVFPSLTDTFGLVLLEALASGVPIAAYPVTGPVDILGDSGAGALDQDLRKAALACLGVPRELPRRRAMDFSWQACARQFLHATYISYGVTSNLKNAERAADL; this is encoded by the coding sequence ATGCCCAAACTGCTGATTGTTACCGATGCCTGGCGTCCGCAGATCAACGGGGTGGTCCGGTCGATCGAAAACCTGGTGCGCGATCTCGCGTCGCTCGGCATTGATGTTGATATTCTTTCGCCTGCCGAATTTCGTACTCTGCCTTTGCCGGGTTATCCGGAGATCCGGCTGGCTTTTACGACGCCTTGGGCTGTGGCGCGGCGCATGGCCGAGTCAGCTCCCGACTATATCCATATTGCCACGGAGGGGCCGCTGGGTTTGTTGGCCCGCCGTGCCGCGCTCAAGCGCAATGGTTTCACCTCGAGCTATCACACCCGGTATCCGGAATATGTCTCGGCGCGCTATCCCATGCCGGAAAGCTGGCTTTATGTCTTCATGCGCTGGTTCCACAATGCCGGGCGCGGCTGTCTGGTGGCAACGCAAAGCCTGCGAAGCGAGCTCCAGGCCAAGGGCTTTCACAATCTGCACATCTGGTCGCGCGGCGTCGACACCAAGCTGTTTCACCCGGATTATCCGGCGCCGCTTGATCTGCCGAGGCCAGTGTTTTTGCATGTCGGGCGGATGGCGGTGGAAAAGAATGTCGAGACGTTTCTCGCCATGGATCTGCCCGGGACCAAGCTGGTGGTCGGCGGCGGGCCGATGCTTGAGGATTTCAAGGCGCGCTACCTGGATGTCACATTTACTGGCGCCAAATCCGGGGCTGAACTGGCGGCGCTTTACTCGATGGGCGACGTCTTCGTGTTTCCGTCGCTGACCGACACTTTTGGTTTGGTCTTGCTCGAAGCCCTGGCCTCCGGGGTTCCGATTGCTGCCTATCCGGTCACAGGGCCGGTGGACATTCTGGGTGATAGCGGGGCGGGCGCGCTGGATCAGGATCTGCGCAAGGCGGCGCTTGCCTGTCTTGGAGTTCCGCGTGAACTCCCCCGCAGGCGCGCTATGGATTTTTCCTGGCAGGCCTGCGCCCGGCAGTTCCTGCATGCGACCTATATCAGCTATGGCGTGACTTCGAATTTGAAGAACGCGGAACGGGCAGCAGATCTGTAA
- a CDS encoding esterase-like activity of phytase family protein, with amino-acid sequence MSRLLSFTSVLALIAASASAADMNFNRVSSFATPLNMAAGEDQDRETSSEIIAATEDGMRLVYTDSPLGVVGLVDISDIAAPKPLGNVELGGEPTSVTIIGSSAFVAVNTSKDYVAVGGKLVTVDIDTKAVTAECDLGGQPDSIAKAKDASFLVIAIENERDEDLNDGVLPQMPAGQVAMIDVKDGAADCGSLRFTDVTGLADIGADDPEPEFVDVNGLGETVLTLQENNHLVVIGRDGKVISHFSAGAVTLEKVDLTDERAALLFIETQADRKREPDAVKWIDDDHFAIANEGDYEGGSRGWTIFNKDGSVVYDSGMSLEYAIVETGHYPDKRSDAKGAEPESIEVGTFNGKPYVFVGAERASVVGVYDVSDLAKPVLVQLLPSGIAPEGIVAIATRNLVVTANEADLIEDGGVRSHVMVYEQQEAPAAYPQITSQGADSLIGWGALSGLAADQEKTGMLYAINDSFYGYQPRIFTIDATQTPARIISALDITRGGVPAQKLDIEGVTLDGKGGFWLASEGRTDRLIPHALYNVNAKGVIKTEIPLPAELQAQEIRFGFEGIARDGDVLWMPMQRSWKDDAKGEVKLVSYNVESEEWGAVRYALDAPADKGWVGLSDIEIHGDYAYIIERDNQIGEKAANKKIYRVAMSQMVPAALGGELPLVEKEEVRDLLPDLKSLNGYVVDKVEGLAIDANGKAYVVTDNDGVDDSSGETLFFTVDGLASVSN; translated from the coding sequence ATGTCACGACTGCTCAGCTTCACCTCCGTTCTTGCCTTGATCGCGGCTTCCGCCTCGGCCGCAGACATGAACTTCAACCGCGTGTCGTCCTTCGCCACACCGCTCAACATGGCGGCCGGTGAAGATCAGGATCGCGAGACCTCATCCGAAATCATCGCCGCCACCGAAGACGGCATGCGGCTTGTCTATACCGACAGCCCGCTGGGTGTGGTCGGCCTCGTCGATATTTCCGATATCGCTGCGCCAAAGCCCTTGGGCAATGTCGAACTCGGCGGTGAGCCGACATCGGTCACCATCATCGGTTCAAGCGCCTTTGTCGCCGTCAACACCTCGAAGGATTATGTCGCTGTCGGCGGCAAACTGGTGACCGTGGACATCGACACCAAAGCCGTGACGGCTGAGTGCGATCTTGGCGGACAGCCCGATTCCATTGCCAAGGCCAAAGACGCTTCATTCCTGGTGATTGCCATCGAGAATGAACGCGATGAAGATCTCAATGACGGCGTGTTGCCGCAAATGCCAGCCGGGCAGGTGGCGATGATCGACGTCAAGGACGGGGCTGCCGATTGCGGCAGCCTGCGGTTCACCGATGTGACCGGGCTTGCCGACATCGGCGCGGACGATCCGGAACCGGAATTTGTCGACGTCAATGGTTTGGGTGAAACAGTTCTCACATTGCAGGAAAACAACCATCTCGTGGTGATCGGCCGCGACGGCAAGGTGATCTCGCATTTCTCCGCAGGTGCGGTGACGCTTGAAAAAGTCGACCTGACTGATGAGCGTGCAGCACTCCTGTTTATCGAAACTCAGGCTGACCGCAAGCGCGAGCCGGATGCGGTGAAATGGATCGACGATGATCATTTCGCCATTGCCAATGAGGGCGATTACGAAGGCGGATCACGCGGCTGGACCATCTTCAACAAGGACGGCAGCGTGGTTTACGACTCCGGTATGTCGCTGGAATATGCCATTGTTGAAACTGGCCATTATCCCGACAAGCGTTCTGACGCCAAGGGCGCAGAGCCTGAATCGATCGAGGTCGGCACGTTTAACGGCAAGCCCTATGTCTTTGTCGGCGCCGAGCGCGCATCTGTCGTTGGCGTTTATGATGTCAGCGATCTGGCCAAGCCGGTTCTTGTGCAGCTGCTGCCTTCGGGCATTGCACCAGAGGGCATCGTTGCGATTGCTACGCGCAACCTTGTGGTCACGGCCAATGAAGCCGACCTGATCGAGGATGGCGGCGTGCGCAGCCATGTCATGGTCTATGAACAGCAGGAAGCGCCTGCCGCCTATCCGCAGATTACCTCGCAAGGGGCTGACAGTCTCATCGGCTGGGGCGCCCTGTCGGGTCTGGCCGCTGATCAGGAAAAAACCGGCATGCTGTATGCGATCAATGACAGTTTCTACGGCTATCAGCCGCGGATCTTCACGATCGACGCGACGCAGACGCCCGCTCGCATCATCTCCGCGCTCGACATCACCCGTGGCGGTGTTCCGGCCCAGAAGCTGGATATCGAAGGCGTGACGCTGGATGGCAAGGGCGGTTTTTGGCTGGCGTCCGAAGGCCGGACGGACCGGCTGATCCCGCATGCGCTCTACAACGTCAACGCCAAGGGCGTGATCAAGACCGAAATTCCGCTGCCAGCCGAACTGCAGGCACAGGAAATCCGCTTCGGTTTCGAAGGCATTGCCCGCGATGGGGATGTGCTGTGGATGCCGATGCAGCGCTCCTGGAAGGATGACGCCAAGGGCGAAGTCAAGCTCGTCTCCTACAATGTCGAGAGCGAAGAGTGGGGCGCCGTGCGCTACGCACTCGATGCGCCGGCCGACAAGGGTTGGGTCGGGCTGTCCGACATCGAGATCCACGGTGACTATGCTTACATCATCGAGCGGGACAACCAGATCGGCGAGAAAGCCGCGAACAAGAAGATCTACCGCGTCGCCATGAGCCAGATGGTTCCTGCTGCCTTGGGTGGCGAACTGCCGCTGGTTGAAAAGGAAGAAGTGCGGGATCTGTTGCCGGACCTGAAGTCGCTCAATGGCTATGTTGTCGACAAGGTCGAAGGCCTGGCCATTGACGCCAACGGCAAGGCCTATGTTGTCACGGATAATGACGGTGTTGACGACAGCTCCGGCGAAACCCTGTTCTTCACCGTTGATGGGCTTGCCTCCGTTTCGAACTGA
- a CDS encoding ABC transporter substrate-binding protein — protein MIRRSVFLSVVSVALLSISSFADAAETTTRFDPRGTEFGNLVIASVTDLDFMQPLISAFQQSNPGVAVTYIEDTSNNLDASVSSACSDRVFYADLVISSSIAQQVRLVNGGCARVIGSPVLSSLPDWAQWRGELIGLTYEPAVMVYNKAAFEEDGPPRSRFDLIDLMRQSGKLNGRIATYDIEDSGVGYLFAFQDSTEASTWGRLIEGFGRNSVATFCCSSEVIDRVADGRAFIGYNVLGSYALSRAENDPRIGVILPSDYTLVLARAGYIPREARDATAARAFLELALSPQGRAILDGETRLLTPLSGPAALARLSDDDELTLRPIPLSPALLVSLDRAKRVRFLSQWRKSVTPPSP, from the coding sequence ATGATCCGCCGCTCAGTTTTCCTATCAGTGGTCAGTGTCGCCCTATTGAGCATTTCCAGCTTCGCTGATGCAGCAGAAACCACCACAAGATTTGATCCTCGCGGCACAGAATTCGGAAATCTGGTCATTGCCAGCGTCACCGATCTGGATTTCATGCAGCCGTTGATTTCAGCGTTCCAGCAAAGCAATCCCGGCGTTGCGGTGACCTATATCGAGGACACCTCCAACAATCTCGACGCCAGTGTCTCAAGTGCCTGCTCGGATCGGGTCTTCTATGCCGACCTGGTGATTTCCTCGTCGATCGCCCAGCAGGTCCGTCTGGTCAATGGCGGCTGTGCCCGCGTGATCGGCAGCCCGGTTCTTTCAAGCCTGCCCGACTGGGCGCAATGGCGCGGCGAACTGATCGGCCTGACCTATGAACCCGCCGTCATGGTCTACAACAAGGCCGCGTTCGAAGAGGACGGTCCGCCGCGGAGCCGCTTTGATCTGATCGACCTGATGCGCCAATCGGGCAAACTCAACGGACGCATCGCCACCTATGACATCGAGGATTCCGGTGTCGGCTATCTCTTCGCCTTTCAGGATTCCACCGAAGCCAGCACCTGGGGCCGGTTGATCGAAGGCTTCGGGCGCAACAGCGTCGCCACCTTCTGCTGCAGCTCGGAAGTCATCGACCGGGTCGCCGATGGCCGCGCTTTCATCGGCTACAATGTGCTGGGATCTTATGCCTTGTCGCGCGCGGAAAACGATCCACGCATCGGCGTCATCCTGCCGAGCGATTATACGCTGGTGCTGGCCCGCGCTGGCTACATTCCACGCGAAGCCCGGGACGCCACTGCTGCCCGCGCCTTTCTGGAGCTGGCTCTGTCACCGCAGGGACGGGCAATCCTTGATGGTGAAACCCGGCTGCTCACGCCGCTGAGCGGACCGGCGGCACTGGCGCGATTGAGTGACGATGATGAGCTGACGCTTCGGCCAATTCCGCTGTCGCCGGCGCTGCTGGTCTCGCTCGACCGGGCCAAGCGGGTACGGTTCCTGTCGCAATGGCGCAAATCCGTGACCCCGCCGAGCCCATAA